In Streptomyces nojiriensis, one genomic interval encodes:
- a CDS encoding phosphomannomutase/phosphoglucomutase, whose amino-acid sequence MAADLSNIVKAYDVRGVVPDEWDESLAGLFGAAFVEVVGAAAIVIGHDMRPSSPGLSGAFARGAAARGVDVTLIGLCSTDQLYYASGSLGLPGAMFTASHNPARYNGIKLCRAGAAPVGQDTGLSQIRALVEKWSDEGAPPVAEGTVPGTVTELDSLPGYAAHLLGLVDLASIRPLKVVVDAGNGMGGHTVPTVFEGLPLDLVPMYFELDGTFPNHEANPLDPKNIVDLQARVLAEGADLGIAFDGDADRCFIVDERGMGVSPSAVTALVAARELARNGGTGTVIHNLITSWSVPEVVRENGGTPVRTRVGHSFIKEEMAKTGAIFGGEHSAHYYFKDFWNADTGMLAALHVLAALGGQDGPLSGLVASYDRYAGSGEINSTVGDQAARLAAVKESFGAREGVTLDELDGLTVTGEDWWFNVRASNTEPLLRLNVEARDEATLARIRDEALALIRA is encoded by the coding sequence GTGGCCGCAGATCTTTCGAACATCGTCAAGGCGTATGACGTGCGTGGTGTCGTGCCGGACGAGTGGGACGAGTCCTTGGCCGGGCTGTTCGGTGCCGCTTTCGTGGAGGTCGTGGGCGCTGCGGCGATCGTGATCGGTCATGACATGCGTCCGTCGTCGCCGGGTCTGTCGGGGGCGTTCGCGCGGGGTGCGGCGGCGCGGGGTGTGGATGTGACGTTGATCGGTCTGTGTTCGACGGATCAGCTGTATTACGCGTCGGGTTCGCTGGGTCTGCCGGGTGCGATGTTCACGGCGTCGCACAATCCGGCGCGGTACAACGGGATCAAGTTGTGTCGTGCGGGTGCGGCTCCGGTGGGTCAGGACACGGGTCTGTCGCAGATCCGGGCTCTGGTGGAGAAGTGGTCGGACGAGGGTGCGCCGCCGGTCGCGGAGGGCACGGTTCCCGGGACGGTCACGGAGCTGGACAGTCTTCCCGGTTATGCGGCGCATCTGTTGGGTCTGGTGGACCTGGCGTCGATCCGTCCGCTGAAGGTGGTGGTGGACGCGGGCAACGGGATGGGCGGTCACACGGTTCCGACGGTGTTCGAGGGCCTGCCGTTGGACCTGGTTCCGATGTATTTCGAGCTGGACGGGACGTTCCCGAACCACGAGGCGAATCCGCTGGATCCGAAGAACATCGTGGATCTGCAGGCGCGGGTGCTGGCGGAGGGTGCGGATCTGGGGATCGCGTTCGACGGTGACGCGGACCGCTGTTTCATCGTGGACGAGCGCGGTATGGGTGTGTCCCCGTCGGCGGTGACGGCGCTGGTCGCGGCGCGTGAGCTGGCGCGCAATGGAGGCACCGGCACGGTGATCCACAATCTGATCACCTCGTGGTCGGTTCCGGAGGTCGTGCGGGAGAACGGTGGCACGCCGGTCCGGACCCGGGTGGGTCATTCCTTCATCAAGGAGGAGATGGCGAAGACGGGTGCGATCTTCGGTGGTGAGCACTCGGCGCACTACTACTTCAAGGATTTCTGGAACGCGGACACGGGCATGCTGGCGGCGTTGCACGTGCTGGCGGCGCTGGGTGGTCAGGACGGGCCGTTGTCGGGGCTGGTGGCTTCGTACGACCGTTATGCGGGTTCGGGGGAGATCAACTCGACGGTCGGTGACCAGGCGGCCCGTCTGGCGGCGGTGAAGGAGTCCTTCGGCGCCCGTGAGGGGGTCACGCTGGACGAGCTGGACGGGCTGACGGTGACGGGTGAGGACTGGTGGTTCAACGTCCGGGCCTCGAACACCGAACCGTTGCTGCGGTTGAACGTGGAGGCCCGTGACGAGGCCACCCTGGCCAGGATCCGCGACGAGGCCCTGGCCCTCATCCGCGCCTGA